ACGGGATATTTACCATCACTCAACCGAGTCGGAGTAAAGGATGTACTCCCACCCCGATTCAGCGACACTTGGCTTGAGTTAGGAGAACCACACCCTACTGTGGTCCAACATAAGGTTAGAGATAGAACAAAAATCGCAACTGTACGTAACATATAGTTAAAAAAGTTTTCTTAAATCACTATTGTTCTGTTAAATCACTATTGTCTAATCGCGCTTGTCTAATCGCGCTTTGCTATGGGCTAGCGTTCTTTGCAAAACAACCAACAATTTGGGGAAGATTTTTCGTTCGTCTTGCCCATAACTCCATCTCCCCATCACCTGATCTACTGATAGTGACAACTATAACACTATCTATATTTATTTAATTTATTAATGATTAGAGCGGAACCAGTTCCGGGAAATTGAGTAAAATTTGTTCATCAGTCAGTTCGTCACCCAACTGTGCTGGAGAGAAGTGAACCTGGATAGCTTGCAAACTTTCCTGATAGTGGAGATTAATCAATGCCTTCAGACCTGCTTCGAGGGACTCAACACTAGCTAGGTTCGTTTCTAGTTCAGGAACTTCCCCTTCGTAGGCTACTGTGATCATAACAATTACGTTTTGGGTCACAGGTAGGGATAAAGGTTCGTTGTCACCTAAGGGTGTAGTGAAATCTGGTTCAGACAGATAGCGCCCAGCTGAGTCAGTAAACAGTTCATTAACGTAGTCCCCAGCTTCTCCTTCCTTCCAGAAGACATCCCCTTCATTCGCTGCCGATTGCCAGTAGATCTGCAGCTGTAGCAGGTTTTGACAAATTGCTACCAGTTCTTCCCCTAACACGTTCAAATCCCCGTCTGACTCAACGGCCTCCCGTGCCGCACGATTGAGTACCCCCAACAAGGGTGTTACTTCTGAACCAGCTAAGTGTACAAACAAACGAAAAACTACAAATCTAGTTTTGCCACCAAATTTATTTAAGCGATCGCGCCAAGAACTCATGCTTCAATAGGCTGACTTACGCCGTTAATTAATCTCAATTACCCTATCTATCCTACTCTAGCGCATTGCTCACTGCCCCTACTGGCTCACTGAAAACCGGGGTTGGTTAGGCAGAGCAAGGGGGGTTAGGGAGGCAAAACCAACGGGCACTGCGTAAGTCCTATTCCCTAATGAAAACAGGAGCGATCGCGTCTTCACCAGTCAACCGCAACTGACTGAGCCATCACTCCTGATTACACCCCGTTTTTTTTTAATCTGTAGCGGTTTATACCACTTATCTAACAAAACTACAAGAGGTTTGACCTATCTTTATCTAACTGGGTTGACTCCAAGGGGATCTCACAAAAATGTGACAGCTCCTACACTTACCTTTCAGGTTCAGTGTAGGCAACAAGCGCCAATCCAGCCATCGCTTTCGGCAAAGCCGACGCTACGCGAAGGTCGGCGCTGAGCTTTAAGAACGGACTGCCCGGAGACAAAACCTTGAAAAGGGTCGCCTTATTTCATGTGACTTAAAACTATAGCTATAGCGTTTCTCATAGCTATGAGGTACACTAATACATAGATTAAATAGTTATTAATCAAAATTTCGGATGAAACCTTACTCATTTTACTTTCCTCAAAAAATTTTAGAAGTCCATCAAAAATAAAATTTATCAATCAGAAACTTTGCTCAAGGTTTTGGTGTAGCCAAAAGCTTTATTCAAAAATTACTAAAACAGCATCGAGAAACCGGAGATATTAAACCGCTCTCTTGGTGCGCATTCACGCTTGTCGGGAAACCCGACCGGGGTCGCACCGCAACGTCAAAGAGGA
The Moorena sp. SIOASIH genome window above contains:
- a CDS encoding DUF1517 domain-containing protein, which translates into the protein MSSWRDRLNKFGGKTRFVVFRLFVHLAGSEVTPLLGVLNRAAREAVESDGDLNVLGEELVAICQNLLQLQIYWQSAANEGDVFWKEGEAGDYVNELFTDSAGRYLSEPDFTTPLGDNEPLSLPVTQNVIVMITVAYEGEVPELETNLASVESLEAGLKALINLHYQESLQAIQVHFSPAQLGDELTDEQILLNFPELVPL